The sequence CAAATCATATTATCTATTATGGGTTGCTACTTAAAGATTGCGTGTGTTAGCGGTGTTTCTCAGTGCTTATATCATTGCAGTTTCTTCCACTTTACTACTACTGCAGTAGTTGTATTTTTGTTGACCATTTTACTTATTATATACGTAACACTTTATAGActtatatttttgttttgttttgcattcACAGTACGTAAGGATAACATGGAAAAAGCACTTGAAAGTGAGGATGTTTCAAAAGCAAAGGACCGCGGTAAAGACACATTAGATTCTGATGAAGACATAAGTCCAGTGGAGGTATTGTGTGATGAAGTAaatgacagaagagaggagaagatggaaCATGGAAGGACAGGATCGGGAGAAGAGAAAACGGTTCAGACAAGAAAGAAAAGGCTTGTATGCAAAGAGTGTGGAAAGATATTCACACGTCGGGAGACTTTTAACCTGCACCGCCACTTCCACACCCATGAGGGTGAGCTGGCCTCTCTCACCTGCAAGGAGTGTGGCCTTAGCTTTCAGCATCGCAGCACCCTCATAAAACACCGGAGCGAACATAAAGAAAAGGAGCAGGCCACAAACCAAAAACCAAGGGGGATTCAACTCATGACTTATCCGCGTGAGCGCTGTAAAATGACCTTCTCTGCACCGGCCAAGTTGAACCAGCGTGTCTGCAACAGTGTTCCAGAGAAGCCTTACCGCTGCCCTTTGTGCCGCAAAGAGTTTTTCTTTAAGTGCTCCATGACGAAGCACATACAGTCCCATTCACTGGATGTCGTCTTCCACTGCCAGGAATGTAACAAGGGCTTCTCGAATGGCATTGCACTGCGGTGCCACCAGCGCTGCCACTCTGCCCTCAAGCCCTACGAGTGTCCGGACTGTGGCATGGTATTTAGACACTACTCCGTCATGGAAGACCACCGGCGAAAGCACAAACAGCCCACCCGGCCCCACCAGTGCCACATCTGCAGCAAGACTTTCAAGTATGGCAGCCTCTTGCACCAGCATCAATATTTACACACAGGCCAGAAGCCTTTCCGTTGCCAAGACTGTGGGAAAACGTTTGCATTCGCCCAGAACTTGAAGGCTCACTGCCGCCAGCATAAGCGCTGCCCTTATGCCTGCCCAAtctgtcccctctctttcccgGACCAGGAAAGTTTACAAACTCATGTGACCAGTCACAGTAAAGTCAGAGGGCCAGACAAGGAGAATAACAACCAAGACGCGGAGCCAAAACGCATATTTAACTGTCCCCTCTGCCCGCAGACGTATGTCAAGCCTGCAGACCTTCGTGGTCACATGCTCATCCATGAGGCTGAGTATGAGAAACTAGAGAACGGAGTCAACAAGAACTGGGAGAATGCGTACACTTGCCCCCACTGTCCTCTCACTTTCCCTGACCAGTCGAGTTTGTGCACCCACCTGTCGACCCACGGGCCTCCTCCATACGGCGTCAGGACTGTGCGGAGGGAGCTCGAGATCATGAGAGGTATTCCACTTCAGAGTGGTGTTGCGTCAGAGAAACGGAAGGGGGAGGACATGAGTAGTAAGCCATTAAAGTGTCCAGACTGTGGCAAGGCATTCCGTCACCGCTCAGTGTTAGAACTGCACATGCGTATTCATTCCAAGGATAAGCCTTACCAGTGTAATGTGTGTCACAAGTCCTTCAGATTTAATAATTACCTGCAGCAGCACCTCATTATCCACACAGGTGAGAAGCCATACAAGTGTCCCGATTGTGGAAAAGACTTTGCCTTTCTCCAAAACATGAGGACTCACCTAAAGCTGCATCAGCAGAAACCATTTCGGTGCACTCAGTGCCGTAAAGGCTACAGTGACGAGAGCCAGCTGCAGCGCCACATGCTGTCACACAACGGTGACAAACCCCACAAGTGCCAACTTTGTGACAAGAGCTTCGGGATAGCGTACCTATTGCGTGACCACATGAACACCCACACAGGTGAAAGACCCCATCGCTGCCAGGACTGTCACAAGTCATTTCCTTGGCTTAGTAGCCTTCTGGTGCATCAGAAAATCCATACACGTAAGCACCAGAGCCAAAGCTATCCTCACTCTTTCCCATTAGGTATTAGAATTAGAAGCAGAGGGCGGAGGGGACCAAAATTCTGGCCCAAAATGGCGGGCGGGTCGACTATGGTTGTTCCCCCAAACTATTCTCCCTATCAAGTTCCAATGTCTAGAGGTGCTGAGTGGGAGAGAAAGTCAGCCCAGCCACAGGTAGCCAAGATGTCCACCCAGGTGGATATACCAGGCCAGCAGCTGCAAGAGCAGTGGATGCCTCAAGAGGAGCCACCGCCTGTGCAGTGGCAGGTGGAAGGCGGGCAGTTGAAGCCTGTATCAATGCCTCAGCTACTTAGATCACCCCAACAGCAGCCCCAACAAAGGCCGTCAGGTAGCCCGTCTCAGCCAGCCCCACAGCAGAGGAGTCCCGGATGGGCGGTCACCACCTCGTCACAGCCTGGCCCAAGTTCAGCTCTTGAGCCTCGTCACCTACGAGATGGTGGAACCACAGAGTTTGGGACCAAACCCCTCACGGCAACTTTGCCAAAGTACCCCAACTTTTCAGACCTGAGTGAGGCGGAGCGTCAGAGACATCCCCAGGCCGTGGGTTGGGGTAGCACACCCACAGCTGTACAGTTAGCCCCCTCATCTCAGCATAGCTTTTCGGTCAACACCGGTTTACCGGAAGTCGCAGCACTTTGGAGTGTGAGGCCCTCTCCGGTTGTATCCACTTCTCAGAGCTCACCAAGAAAGCTTTGTGAGGAAGCTCAACAGTCAGGATGGCCGGGTGTCCTGGTGTCGCCACAAAATAGTGGGAGTGAGTTATGCATGCCTCCTATAAAAGCTGACACGAGAGTATGGAATCTTGGTGCCCCTCAGGCTTTGCCACAGACAGTTAAGCAGTCAGAGATTCCTTGGAATGTACTGGAGCGCCAGAGTCATTGGTCTTCAGGTTTAGCCACCTCAGCTCAAATGGGCCAAAACACAATTTTGTCAAATTCAACGCCATCATCTCCAGGGATGGGAAACATCTTGAATTCACTGGGAATTTCAAAGACTTTAAGCTCCCCTGAAAAGACAAGCACTAGTCAAGGGCTGCAGTCACAGCAAAAGCAACTTCCCTTCGGCTGGACCAATGTACCAACGTCCTCACACAAGGTTCCTCTCCCACTTCAGTATGACCTGCACCGTTTTCCGCACGGGGTAGGACCAGTATGGGGTTTCCAAAACACTCCAGTTGGCCCTCAGATCCTGCATGCAGGAACAGTCAAGCCAAGGGATGGACAGCAGCAGCCAATGATCACAGGCACAGGCATCATCATAAATCAGACCTCCCCTTTTCTGTCTCCTCCACTTGCTCGGTTTCCACCTTTCGCTTtacccacccctcacccccttcaCTCtgtagcagtcggttccctatcCAGACCTCCGCacccaaacattttttttacgcCACAGGCGATCATGAGTGAGAGACCGCATATTCCACAGGCACTGCAGCTACCTCAGCTAGCCCCACAGACAGAACCTCATAAAATTGGGGGTTGTGTGCCTTTTGCTCCAGACAGGCTTCTCCAATGCATGATCTGTGGCTATTCTCTTCCTCGGGAGCTCGATTTGCAAATGCACTACCTGCAGCATGCACAGGGAGAGATATGACAGCAAGGACTGAATAGTTGCTACTGTACAGACTAGTGTTTTGGAGGAAAAAATATGAAAAGTTTTCATGTAACATTGTGTATGCTGTTTTAGCCTAGACGTAATTTACCCTGGTTTCACTTTGGTTCAAAGGTTTATTTGGTTTTATTGGAAAATGATAGgtgtaattttttatttttttaacttcATGTATTTGTGTTACTTTCTAAGTATTTTGGTTTTATTGGATTTTGCATTCCCTACCATTATTCATACTAGACAAGTTTGAGTGTTGGGTACTTGGGAACCCTGGTGCATTTGTGTGTTGTACTCAAGTCTGCATGTTTCTGGTCCTTGATAATGTCCAGTGTCTTGTAATTCACAAGTTGTTAAGAGAGCATTTATTTTTCATACTTACTTACAGGTTGAAAATGAATACTATTTGTGTTGAATGGCTATGATTACTGTTGACTGTACCATATAAAACATTTTATCCAAACTTGCTTTGGTCAGGTTATATCTAGGTTCAAATTGATTTAAAAAACAGGCCTGAAAGTGTTGGTCCTTTTTACTAATATTATCCACATCTGTGACAGGAGAAAGCTAGAGGTTGTTATCCTCAGTCATGGTgtctttaataaaaaaatatatatatacatcttCTGTGTGCATTTTATTTTTACCTGTGTTTTTTAAAATCTGAAATTCAGTCAGAACTCATTAAAGTAATTGAACTATGTTAGCCAAACTTTTAGTTTAAGGAAAGCCAAGCTAAAATATCCTGTCTTGTGTAGTTCTGATTCCTATTTTATCTCACTTAAGGAGAAAGTTTGGGGATACGTTCTAATTCTGAAATAATTACTGTGTATCCTCGCCCACTGTAACCTACTCCACATATCTAAAAATAAGCATACTCTAATCAAGGAACTGCTGCCACATTTTACCCATACAATCACAATGATGATGTAGGGGTTAGAATTGAGTTACTACCCTACTCGTTAAAGGAAGGAACATTCTGATATGAGACGCACCCTGTTCTGCGTCTAGTATGCACGCGACAATACAGACTTTCTCATCAGTCGTTGCTAGCCATGTTGTTAGCTAGGCTAGAGAGGCTAAATAGCAAACCAGATATGTATCTAGCTTGTTTACAAGAACATACATTGTTTAGGTAGGTGAGAGCCATTTGGAAGTAATACGCAGACGTTATTATGTGGTTTTACCATATACATGTGGAAATTAAAATAAGTAAC comes from Hypomesus transpacificus isolate Combined female chromosome 2, fHypTra1, whole genome shotgun sequence and encodes:
- the zgc:66448 gene encoding zinc finger protein 316, producing MAAVHSLESQVKQGICSEKLEEPGVMTDQCEPESTCEWANKSESVTFENSFNNRECGTSGDGFAGQNEPLSNATAGADVVRKDSSVVDLTCDYEKVNNIDLSSKKLRLDWSETEDDAGDAREYSKENGIDIRKDNMEKALESEDVSKAKDRGKDTLDSDEDISPVEVLCDEVNDRREEKMEHGRTGSGEEKTVQTRKKRLVCKECGKIFTRRETFNLHRHFHTHEGELASLTCKECGLSFQHRSTLIKHRSEHKEKEQATNQKPRGIQLMTYPRERCKMTFSAPAKLNQRVCNSVPEKPYRCPLCRKEFFFKCSMTKHIQSHSLDVVFHCQECNKGFSNGIALRCHQRCHSALKPYECPDCGMVFRHYSVMEDHRRKHKQPTRPHQCHICSKTFKYGSLLHQHQYLHTGQKPFRCQDCGKTFAFAQNLKAHCRQHKRCPYACPICPLSFPDQESLQTHVTSHSKVRGPDKENNNQDAEPKRIFNCPLCPQTYVKPADLRGHMLIHEAEYEKLENGVNKNWENAYTCPHCPLTFPDQSSLCTHLSTHGPPPYGVRTVRRELEIMRGIPLQSGVASEKRKGEDMSSKPLKCPDCGKAFRHRSVLELHMRIHSKDKPYQCNVCHKSFRFNNYLQQHLIIHTGEKPYKCPDCGKDFAFLQNMRTHLKLHQQKPFRCTQCRKGYSDESQLQRHMLSHNGDKPHKCQLCDKSFGIAYLLRDHMNTHTGERPHRCQDCHKSFPWLSSLLVHQKIHTRKHQSQSYPHSFPLGIRIRSRGRRGPKFWPKMAGGSTMVVPPNYSPYQVPMSRGAEWERKSAQPQVAKMSTQVDIPGQQLQEQWMPQEEPPPVQWQVEGGQLKPVSMPQLLRSPQQQPQQRPSGSPSQPAPQQRSPGWAVTTSSQPGPSSALEPRHLRDGGTTEFGTKPLTATLPKYPNFSDLSEAERQRHPQAVGWGSTPTAVQLAPSSQHSFSVNTGLPEVAALWSVRPSPVVSTSQSSPRKLCEEAQQSGWPGVLVSPQNSGSELCMPPIKADTRVWNLGAPQALPQTVKQSEIPWNVLERQSHWSSGLATSAQMGQNTILSNSTPSSPGMGNILNSLGISKTLSSPEKTSTSQGLQSQQKQLPFGWTNVPTSSHKVPLPLQYDLHRFPHGVGPVWGFQNTPVGPQILHAGTVKPRDGQQQPMITGTGIIINQTSPFLSPPLARFPPFALPTPHPLHSVAVGSLSRPPHPNIFFTPQAIMSERPHIPQALQLPQLAPQTEPHKIGGCVPFAPDRLLQCMICGYSLPRELDLQMHYLQHAQGEI